A single genomic interval of Spinacia oleracea cultivar Varoflay chromosome 6, BTI_SOV_V1, whole genome shotgun sequence harbors:
- the LOC110784883 gene encoding uncharacterized protein gives MEDTTWEQKFETLTHILTNPTTNPSLHSQYFIANQIPCYLNWDYPPLLCPKYQHPTFNLRWAFSLFLKRASRLRVSWRSKCPYSQPPPLILSNGVEEAKWDDEGKRLYFRKRVLRKKLQSEVNPVIPVLVPNILLLCLLFWDPFPQ, from the coding sequence ATGGAGGATACAACATGGGAGCAAAAGTTTGAAACCCTAACACACATCTtaacaaacccaacaacaaaccCATCACTCCACTCACAATACTTCATAGCCAACCAAATTCCCTGCTACCTAAACTGGGATTACCCACCACTCCTCTGCCCCAAATACCAACACCCAACATTCAACCTAAGATgggctttctctctcttcctcaaaAGGGCCTCCAGATTAAGGGTATCTTGGAGGTCAAAGTGCCCTTATAGTCAACCCCCACCCTTAATTTTGTCAAATGGAGTTGAAGAAGCTAAATGGGATGATGAAGGGAAAAGGCTGTATTTCAGGAAAAGGGTGTTAAGGAAGAAGCTTCAGAGTGAAGTTAATCCTGTGATCCCAGTTTTAGTCCCAAATATCTTGTTGTTGTGTCTTCTATTTTGGGATCCTTTTCCTCAGTGA